The proteins below come from a single Sphingomonas carotinifaciens genomic window:
- a CDS encoding peptidylprolyl isomerase codes for MKRILLALPLLLASAATPTNTPKPGFVRVQINTTEGPIVVALDMRRAPATSANFLAYVDDGRFDGTTFYRAARGKADPKKGFVQGGIRTDARRILPPFPLETTAKTGIRHTDGVISMARGQTPASAGGNFFITVGPAPAMDARPGYAGYAAFGHVVAGMETVKRILAKPSGGGMDAFKGQMILKPVGLVSAKRLDGRPKPTGQPKPWLINIGGR; via the coding sequence ATGAAGCGCATCCTCCTCGCACTCCCCCTGCTGCTGGCATCCGCCGCCACCCCCACCAACACCCCCAAGCCCGGCTTCGTCCGCGTCCAGATCAACACCACCGAGGGGCCCATCGTCGTCGCCCTCGACATGCGCCGCGCCCCTGCGACCAGCGCCAATTTCCTCGCCTATGTCGATGACGGCCGCTTCGACGGCACCACCTTCTACCGCGCCGCACGCGGCAAGGCCGATCCGAAAAAGGGCTTCGTCCAGGGCGGCATCCGCACCGATGCCCGCCGCATCCTGCCCCCCTTCCCGCTAGAGACGACCGCCAAGACCGGCATCCGCCACACAGACGGCGTGATCTCCATGGCGCGTGGGCAGACCCCGGCCTCGGCCGGCGGCAATTTCTTCATCACCGTCGGGCCGGCGCCCGCGATGGACGCCCGCCCCGGCTATGCGGGCTATGCCGCGTTCGGCCATGTGGTGGCGGGCATGGAGACGGTGAAGCGCATCCTCGCCAAGCCATCGGGCGGCGGCATGGATGCCTTCAAGGGGCAGATGATCCTGAAGCCCGTCGGCCTCGTCTCCGCCAAACGGCTCGACGGGCGGCCGAAACCGACCGGCCAGCCCAAGCCCTGGCTCATCAACATCGGCGGCCGATGA
- the rplS gene encoding 50S ribosomal protein L19 → MNLIQQLEAEQIAKFNETKKIPEFRPGDTLKVGVKVVEGERTRVQNYEGVCIARSNKGMGSSFTVRKISFGEGVERVFPLYSPNIDSIDVVRKGAVRRAKLYYLRGRTGKSARIAERRDTRPAKGTAAAE, encoded by the coding sequence ATGAACCTGATCCAGCAGCTCGAAGCCGAGCAGATCGCCAAGTTCAACGAGACGAAGAAGATCCCCGAATTCCGCCCCGGCGATACGCTGAAGGTCGGCGTGAAGGTGGTCGAGGGCGAGCGCACCCGCGTCCAGAACTACGAGGGCGTGTGCATCGCGCGTTCGAACAAGGGCATGGGCTCGTCGTTCACCGTGCGCAAGATCAGCTTCGGCGAGGGCGTCGAGCGCGTCTTCCCGCTCTACTCGCCGAATATCGATTCGATCGACGTCGTCCGCAAGGGCGCGGTTCGTCGTGCGAAGCTCTATTATCTGCGTGGCCGCACCGGCAAGTCGGCGCGTATCGCCGAGCGCCGCGACACGCGTCCTGCCAAGGGCACTGCCGCCGCGGAGTGA